From the Cupriavidus necator N-1 genome, one window contains:
- a CDS encoding cytochrome c biogenesis CcdA family protein, with protein MIDAFLAFAAGVLTIASPCVLPVLPMLLAGSVGESGRLRPLAIALGFVSAFSALGIVFGALSSAFSEAPGVVRNAAILFLLGAGLARLWPAGFERLAAPFAGVVDRLAGAGGRTGTGVAGGFVLGMTLGAVWTPCAGPVLASILALVAKAQDLHRAAGLLALFAAGAAIPMLGIAYGGQFATTHVRRLARHTHRLQQAFGVLVVATAIAMYFQYDTLAVAWLTSLFPASQPGA; from the coding sequence ATGATCGACGCCTTCCTTGCCTTTGCCGCAGGCGTGCTGACCATTGCCTCACCCTGTGTGCTGCCGGTGCTGCCCATGCTGCTCGCCGGCTCGGTGGGCGAATCCGGCCGGCTGCGCCCGCTGGCGATCGCGCTTGGCTTCGTCAGCGCCTTTTCCGCGCTGGGCATTGTCTTCGGCGCGCTGTCCAGCGCCTTCAGCGAAGCCCCGGGCGTGGTGCGCAACGCGGCCATCCTGTTCCTGCTGGGCGCCGGCCTGGCGCGGCTCTGGCCGGCGGGCTTCGAGCGCCTGGCGGCCCCGTTCGCCGGCGTGGTCGACCGCCTGGCGGGCGCCGGCGGCCGGACCGGCACCGGCGTGGCCGGCGGCTTTGTGCTGGGCATGACGCTGGGCGCGGTATGGACCCCGTGCGCCGGGCCGGTGCTGGCGTCGATCCTCGCGCTGGTGGCCAAGGCGCAAGACCTGCATCGCGCCGCCGGGCTGCTGGCGCTGTTCGCGGCTGGCGCGGCCATCCCGATGCTGGGCATTGCCTATGGCGGCCAGTTCGCCACCACTCACGTGCGCCGCCTGGCCCGTCACACGCACCGGCTGCAGCAAGCCTTCGGTGTGCTGGTGGTGGCGACCGCCATCGCCATGTACTTCCAGTACGACACGCTTGCCGTCGCCTGGCTGACCTCCCTTTTCCCTGCCTCCCAACCTGGAGCCTGA
- a CDS encoding thioredoxin family protein, with the protein MHRFLRTLLATTAIVAAQYAAAAPADYGKAPEFTGIDKWLNAEPLTVAGLRGKVVLVDFWTYSCINCINTLPHVRQWYDKYRDKGLVVVGVHTPEFPFEKSTANVQAALKRFDIRYPVAQDNAYATWNAWRNQYWPALYLVDANGTVVYKHFGEGSYAETEAAIQKALAGRK; encoded by the coding sequence ATGCACCGCTTCCTTCGTACCCTGCTGGCCACCACCGCCATCGTTGCCGCCCAGTATGCAGCCGCCGCCCCTGCCGACTATGGCAAGGCGCCTGAATTCACCGGCATCGACAAGTGGCTCAACGCTGAACCGCTGACCGTTGCCGGGCTGCGCGGCAAGGTCGTGCTGGTCGATTTCTGGACCTACAGCTGCATCAACTGCATCAACACGCTGCCCCATGTGCGGCAGTGGTACGACAAATACCGCGACAAGGGCCTGGTTGTGGTCGGCGTCCACACCCCGGAGTTCCCCTTCGAGAAGTCCACCGCCAACGTGCAGGCAGCGCTCAAGCGCTTCGATATCCGCTACCCGGTCGCGCAGGACAACGCCTATGCCACCTGGAACGCCTGGCGCAACCAGTACTGGCCGGCGCTCTACCTGGTCGATGCCAACGGCACCGTGGTCTACAAGCACTTTGGCGAAGGGAGTTACGCCGAGACCGAAGCGGCCATCCAGAAGGCGCTGGCCGGGCGCAAGTAA
- a CDS encoding TonB-dependent receptor codes for MQTATRSVTLAGPAGRCRVRPLALLVAAIGAGTPLLSEAQAMAAASAVAQTGTSGASTKQDSPPAKADGGELNAVEVRVDRIKSDLVSPTRQVTVLEREEIEELKVGSNNLATMLSKLIPGMADSSRTVTDFGQTLRGRGTLILVDGIPLNTNRDSARNLATIDPSNIEKIEVMRGSSAIYGAGANGGIIAITTRPAGGPPSADTTVTLGTPLTRLSKEGLSANVQQHFSGSQGPIDYAFHLGAQHIGSPYDAHGHRIAPEPSQGDLFDSNVYNVSGKLGWRIDSQQRIELSVSQYQAKQNTNYASDPSVAKLPPGTAAARAIKGLQLENQNELRNTVVNLGYQNLDLLGSTVSTQIYYRDYFTRFPPFDARAVATRGGNVDQVSQNSDVFGGRLTISTPLGADKKTKLLWGADYNQERSDMPLDVFDPRTYDQSGGLVFNKTGSLTYMPPLATRSGGVFGQLQHKFNEQWSMEGGVRYERANASFDDFVPLSQSKVSNPVAVKGGTVNYGAWLFNIGGAYAPVKNQEFYASFGQGFQLPDIGLQIRNARPGFDINSSSLEPVKTNNYEIGWRGAFGNTMASLALFYTTSQLGDVQSFNNGLILTRTKERIAGVEASADYLSDSETWGAGGTFTWINGREQPQGSSSFQNMTGYRIPPLKLTAYVQYRPISTWSNRLQVTYYGGRDYRLNDQNSFGRREVSSYTTVDLISRYQVSKKDTITVGIENLFNRYYYPLYSQLMRNSNNTSRLPAAGITLTAMYQHRW; via the coding sequence ATGCAAACCGCAACACGCTCAGTCACCCTGGCGGGGCCGGCCGGCCGCTGCCGGGTACGTCCGCTCGCTCTTCTTGTGGCCGCCATCGGCGCGGGCACTCCGCTGCTGTCCGAGGCGCAGGCAATGGCCGCCGCGTCCGCCGTCGCGCAAACCGGCACATCCGGTGCGAGCACAAAGCAGGACAGCCCGCCTGCCAAGGCCGACGGTGGCGAGCTGAATGCGGTGGAGGTCAGGGTCGACCGGATCAAGAGCGACCTCGTCAGCCCGACGCGCCAGGTAACGGTGCTGGAACGCGAGGAAATCGAGGAACTGAAGGTGGGTTCCAACAATCTCGCGACCATGCTGAGCAAGCTGATCCCGGGCATGGCGGACTCCAGCCGCACGGTCACAGACTTCGGCCAGACGCTGCGCGGCCGCGGCACGCTGATCCTGGTGGATGGCATTCCGCTCAACACCAACCGGGATTCGGCGCGCAACCTCGCCACCATCGATCCCAGCAATATCGAGAAGATCGAGGTCATGCGTGGCAGCAGCGCAATCTACGGCGCCGGCGCCAACGGCGGCATCATCGCGATCACCACGCGGCCTGCGGGTGGCCCGCCCAGCGCGGATACCACCGTGACGCTGGGCACCCCGCTGACGCGGCTGAGCAAGGAGGGGCTCAGCGCCAATGTCCAGCAGCACTTCTCCGGCAGCCAGGGGCCGATCGACTACGCGTTCCACCTGGGCGCGCAGCATATCGGCAGCCCCTATGACGCCCACGGACACCGCATCGCACCGGAGCCGAGCCAGGGTGACCTGTTCGATTCCAACGTTTACAACGTGAGCGGCAAGCTGGGCTGGCGCATCGACAGCCAGCAGCGCATCGAACTGAGCGTGAGCCAGTACCAGGCCAAGCAGAACACCAACTACGCCTCCGATCCCTCGGTGGCCAAGCTGCCGCCTGGCACCGCGGCCGCGCGCGCGATTAAGGGGTTGCAGCTCGAAAACCAGAACGAGCTGCGCAACACCGTCGTCAACCTGGGCTACCAGAACCTGGACCTGCTCGGCAGCACCGTGTCCACCCAGATCTACTACCGCGACTACTTCACCCGCTTCCCGCCGTTCGATGCGCGCGCGGTGGCCACGCGTGGCGGCAACGTGGACCAGGTCAGCCAGAACAGCGATGTATTTGGCGGGCGCCTGACCATCAGCACCCCGCTGGGCGCGGACAAGAAGACCAAGCTGCTGTGGGGCGCGGACTACAACCAGGAGCGCAGCGACATGCCGCTCGATGTGTTCGATCCGCGCACCTATGACCAGAGCGGCGGCCTGGTCTTCAACAAGACCGGTTCGCTGACCTACATGCCGCCGCTGGCCACCCGCAGCGGCGGCGTCTTCGGGCAGCTGCAGCACAAGTTCAACGAGCAATGGTCGATGGAGGGCGGCGTGCGCTACGAGCGCGCCAACGCCAGCTTCGACGACTTCGTGCCGCTGTCGCAATCGAAGGTCAGCAACCCGGTCGCGGTCAAGGGCGGCACGGTCAACTATGGCGCGTGGCTGTTCAATATCGGCGGTGCGTACGCGCCGGTGAAGAACCAGGAGTTCTATGCCTCGTTCGGCCAGGGCTTCCAGTTGCCCGATATCGGCCTGCAGATCCGCAATGCGCGCCCGGGCTTCGATATCAATTCGTCCAGCCTGGAGCCGGTCAAGACCAACAACTATGAAATCGGCTGGCGCGGCGCGTTCGGCAATACGATGGCGAGCCTGGCGCTGTTCTACACCACCTCGCAACTGGGCGACGTGCAGAGCTTCAACAACGGCCTGATCCTGACCCGCACCAAGGAACGCATCGCGGGCGTGGAGGCTTCCGCCGACTACCTGAGCGACAGCGAGACCTGGGGCGCGGGCGGCACGTTTACCTGGATCAACGGCCGCGAGCAGCCGCAAGGCAGCAGCAGCTTCCAGAACATGACCGGCTACCGCATACCGCCGCTGAAGCTGACCGCCTACGTCCAGTACCGGCCGATCAGCACGTGGAGCAACCGCCTGCAGGTGACCTACTACGGCGGCCGCGACTACCGCCTCAACGACCAGAACAGCTTCGGGCGGCGCGAGGTCAGCAGCTACACCACCGTCGACCTGATCAGCCGCTACCAGGTCAGCAAGAAGGACACGATAACGGTGGGGATTGAGAACCTGTTCAACCGCTACTACTACCCGTTGTACAGCCAGCTGATGCGCAACAGCAACAACACCAGCCGCCTGCCGGCTGCGGGCATCACGCTGACCGCGATGTACCAGCACCGCTGGTAA
- the sbnA gene encoding 2,3-diaminopropionate biosynthesis protein SbnA, which yields MVCNSIIESIGGTPVVHLRRLFGDTGAEVFAKLELFNPAGSVKDRPARYIIEKGLAEGTIGANAHIVESSSGNLAIALAMVCRLKGLRFTAVVDPKISQTNLTILRCYGAGIELVTEKDSQGGYLETRIARVRQMLLDLPDAVWINQYGNPRNWESHYHGEGEEILRQLDRPVDVLVLGVSTSGTVHGIARRLREAWPALKVVGVDAAGSVLFGHPPASRELPGIGASRVPELLCREEIDQVIHVDDHAAALGCRRLLAQEGIFAGGSSGAVVAAIGRLLQDLPRSARPPRILTLFPDRGERYLDTVYDDAWLERVAAIHRARTASAAAQSSIPAHGVTA from the coding sequence ATGGTTTGCAACAGCATCATCGAGAGTATCGGCGGGACACCCGTGGTCCATCTGCGCCGCCTGTTCGGGGACACCGGGGCCGAGGTCTTTGCCAAGCTGGAGCTATTCAATCCCGCCGGCAGCGTCAAGGACCGCCCTGCCCGCTACATCATCGAAAAGGGCCTCGCCGAAGGCACCATCGGCGCCAACGCCCACATCGTCGAAAGCTCGTCGGGCAACCTGGCGATCGCGCTGGCCATGGTATGCCGGCTGAAGGGACTGCGCTTCACCGCCGTGGTCGACCCGAAGATCTCGCAGACCAACCTGACGATCCTGCGCTGTTATGGCGCCGGGATTGAGCTGGTGACCGAGAAGGACAGCCAGGGCGGCTACCTGGAAACGCGTATCGCGCGCGTGCGGCAGATGCTGCTCGACCTGCCGGATGCGGTCTGGATCAACCAGTACGGCAATCCGCGCAACTGGGAAAGCCATTACCACGGCGAAGGCGAGGAAATCCTGCGCCAGCTCGACCGGCCGGTCGACGTGCTGGTGCTCGGCGTGAGTACCTCGGGCACGGTGCATGGCATCGCGCGCCGCCTGCGCGAGGCGTGGCCCGCGTTGAAGGTGGTGGGCGTGGACGCCGCCGGCTCGGTGCTGTTCGGCCACCCGCCGGCCAGCCGCGAGCTGCCGGGCATCGGCGCGAGCCGCGTGCCGGAGCTGCTGTGCCGCGAAGAAATCGACCAGGTCATCCATGTGGACGACCACGCGGCGGCCCTCGGCTGCCGGCGCCTGCTGGCGCAGGAAGGCATCTTTGCCGGCGGGTCGTCCGGCGCGGTGGTCGCCGCGATCGGCCGCCTGTTGCAGGACCTGCCACGCAGCGCACGCCCGCCCCGCATCCTCACCCTGTTTCCTGACCGCGGCGAACGCTATCTCGACACCGTCTACGACGACGCGTGGCTGGAACGCGTCGCCGCCATCCATCGCGCGCGCACGGCTTCGGCTGCCGCGCAATCGTCCATCCCTGCACACGGAGTGACCGCATGA
- the sbnB gene encoding 2,3-diaminopropionate biosynthesis protein SbnB, protein MNAPIQTPAAELRYLSRADLIALGADHSDAFVQAIAEGLALHARDECVQPLKPYLRWAGADHIADRIIAMPCYVGGDNPVAGIKWIGSRQHNPQRHGLERASAVIVLNDAQTNYPVAIMEGGLISGMRTAAITAVATRHLARASFTDVACIGCGPIARMQLQTLLEQFPGIRCIHLFDLSRDAMQAMRSQLGARFPAVGWELSASAEAAVRAADVTVTCTVADAPYLEHAWLKPGAFVANVSIMDVHKDVYEKIDKVVVDDWDQSNREKKIINQLVLEGRFSREQLHAELGEIVIGAKPGRERDDEIILLNPMGMALDDMVCARHFYQLALQRGVGVRLPLL, encoded by the coding sequence ATGAACGCCCCCATCCAGACCCCCGCTGCCGAGCTGCGCTACCTCAGCCGCGCCGACCTGATCGCCCTTGGCGCCGACCATTCCGACGCCTTTGTTCAGGCTATTGCCGAAGGCCTGGCGCTGCATGCGCGCGACGAATGCGTGCAGCCGCTCAAGCCTTACCTGCGCTGGGCCGGCGCCGACCATATCGCCGACCGCATCATTGCGATGCCCTGCTACGTCGGCGGCGACAACCCGGTCGCCGGCATCAAGTGGATCGGCAGCCGCCAGCACAACCCGCAGCGCCATGGTCTGGAACGCGCCAGCGCCGTGATCGTGCTCAACGACGCCCAGACCAATTATCCGGTCGCCATCATGGAAGGCGGCCTGATCAGCGGCATGCGCACCGCGGCCATCACCGCGGTGGCGACGCGCCACCTGGCGCGCGCGAGCTTTACCGACGTGGCCTGTATCGGCTGCGGCCCGATCGCGCGCATGCAGCTGCAGACGCTGCTGGAGCAGTTCCCGGGCATCCGCTGCATCCACCTGTTCGATCTGTCGCGCGACGCAATGCAGGCGATGCGCAGCCAGCTGGGCGCGCGCTTCCCGGCGGTTGGCTGGGAGCTGTCGGCAAGCGCCGAGGCGGCGGTGCGTGCCGCCGACGTGACCGTCACCTGCACGGTTGCGGATGCGCCGTACCTGGAGCATGCCTGGCTCAAGCCCGGAGCCTTTGTCGCCAACGTCTCGATCATGGACGTGCACAAGGACGTCTATGAGAAGATCGACAAGGTGGTGGTGGACGACTGGGACCAGTCCAACCGCGAGAAGAAGATCATCAACCAACTGGTGCTGGAAGGCCGCTTCAGCCGCGAGCAGCTGCATGCCGAGCTGGGCGAGATCGTGATCGGCGCGAAGCCGGGGCGCGAGCGCGACGACGAGATCATCCTGCTTAACCCGATGGGCATGGCGCTGGACGATATGGTGTGCGCGCGCCATTTCTACCAGCTTGCGCTGCAGCGCGGCGTCGGCGTGCGCCTGCCCCTGCTATGA
- a CDS encoding IucA/IucC family protein, translated as MQSADWWPGRSGRLQTLFALAEAQAARTLAHEPAILDRLAAAPRSLLSWEAVCCLRDRPFHPLARAKAWGDATGPHAGFDAESGQPVWLHWIAVPLHRLRTGSAMEASAQPLARSLLPPDELDRLVARAEAAGAQRGYLWMPVHPWQWQQQAHAAASGQAPCIDLGSGIGAAYPTASLRSLVMHGRPELHLKLSLGVQALGARRTLPARYLHNGALAQQCLAQLRARDPWLGQHLLLCDERDWWALRQHDSLIAEPGELACVLRRYPGDLAAGTWLLPMAACAALTACNDLPALRRLSCTDADEAWAAFRCIAALMLETGLRCFANGVMPELHGQNVVLVVGEAGPRALLLRDHDTLRICPSLLAEAGADVPAYAVDTATPNTLMLDAPAQLLAYFQTLAIEVNLYAIAAAIAVAFDSDERTGWRILREEIARLLAAGTGNRTAEIARTALLDAPEWPFKQLLAPLLARDTASTGMPSALGSLRNPLRESGVPS; from the coding sequence TTGCAGTCGGCGGACTGGTGGCCCGGCCGCAGCGGGCGCCTGCAGACGCTGTTCGCGCTGGCCGAGGCGCAAGCCGCGCGCACGCTTGCGCACGAGCCGGCCATCCTGGATCGCCTTGCGGCGGCGCCGCGCTCGCTACTGTCGTGGGAGGCGGTTTGCTGCCTGCGCGACCGCCCTTTCCATCCGCTCGCTCGCGCCAAGGCCTGGGGCGATGCGACCGGGCCGCACGCCGGCTTCGACGCGGAATCCGGCCAGCCCGTATGGCTGCACTGGATTGCCGTGCCGTTACACCGGCTCCGGACCGGTTCGGCGATGGAAGCGTCAGCGCAACCGCTGGCCCGCTCGCTGCTGCCGCCCGACGAACTCGACCGCCTGGTGGCACGCGCGGAAGCCGCCGGCGCGCAGCGCGGCTACCTGTGGATGCCGGTGCACCCGTGGCAATGGCAGCAGCAGGCCCACGCCGCCGCCAGCGGGCAAGCGCCATGCATCGACCTCGGTAGCGGCATCGGTGCGGCCTACCCGACCGCCTCACTGCGCTCGCTCGTCATGCATGGCCGGCCCGAGCTCCACCTCAAGCTGTCGCTGGGCGTGCAGGCACTGGGGGCCAGGCGCACCCTGCCCGCGCGCTACCTGCACAACGGTGCGCTCGCGCAACAATGCCTGGCGCAGCTGCGGGCGCGCGATCCCTGGCTCGGCCAGCACCTGCTGCTTTGCGACGAGCGCGACTGGTGGGCACTGCGCCAGCACGACTCGCTGATCGCTGAGCCGGGCGAGCTCGCCTGCGTGCTCAGGCGCTACCCCGGCGACCTGGCGGCTGGCACGTGGCTGTTGCCCATGGCGGCGTGCGCGGCGCTGACCGCCTGCAACGACCTGCCGGCGCTGCGCCGGCTGTCCTGCACCGATGCCGACGAGGCCTGGGCGGCATTCCGGTGCATCGCGGCCCTGATGCTCGAAACCGGCCTGCGTTGCTTTGCCAACGGCGTCATGCCCGAGCTGCATGGGCAGAACGTCGTGCTGGTGGTCGGCGAGGCAGGCCCGCGGGCGCTGCTGCTGCGCGATCACGACACGCTGCGCATCTGCCCGTCCCTGCTCGCAGAGGCCGGCGCGGACGTGCCCGCGTACGCCGTGGACACCGCCACGCCGAATACGCTGATGCTCGATGCGCCGGCGCAACTGCTCGCGTACTTCCAAACGCTGGCGATCGAGGTCAACCTGTACGCCATCGCCGCCGCGATCGCCGTGGCCTTCGACAGCGACGAGCGCACGGGCTGGCGCATCCTGCGCGAGGAGATCGCCCGATTGCTGGCCGCCGGTACCGGCAACCGGACCGCAGAGATTGCGCGGACCGCGCTGCTGGATGCGCCGGAATGGCCATTCAAGCAATTGCTTGCGCCGCTGCTGGCGCGCGACACCGCCAGTACCGGCATGCCCAGCGCGCTCGGCAGCCTGCGCAATCCGCTGCGCGAGAGCGGAGTCCCGTCATGA
- a CDS encoding IucA/IucC family protein has product MLSTLLPSTTVAPQGRLRAHRPDRDAAAPDAVERRLIEQFFNTYCRETGIVDPRLDAHLPAPVPAALRSTLARWRAEGLVPAVLALADRDGRHRWLAAALSYVSPIGYHRLADAVLSDGSAFAPLRRAENLADAITQALAHAYPQSAATDWPERFATLMKNGVQKVRLYHREAPARQAPSRFIAAEQGLRFGHIFHATSKASEGFSHDALQRYAPELGAAFQLHYFAVASDQLESSAIDGQPLPIDPAAMEAAADLLKEGDYRLLPCHPWQATQLLAHSEIQPLLASRAMISLGPLGELAWPTSSVRTVWLPQQQRFLKLALDIRITNFVRNNPPEHVRRALDASRAIAMLPEAARSSAHFTVLAETGYAVLALPDNALRASTAVIFRQGMTGPHGDAAQVLATVLEEPAHGAGILDGLLREALGHQPGAADIRRWWARYLDVTLLPLARLFAEHGVSLEAHLQNSMVAFAGGWPVHGYVRDMEGASISRARFAWAAQFDADSPALYTEEAALHRFAYYVLVNHIGHFVACLARTGGCDEATLWQDTAAALDAGGPSLRQLLASLQGLPTLPAKANMLSCFGRHGETPAWAGVPNFLVSAPLA; this is encoded by the coding sequence ATGCTTTCCACTCTCCTGCCATCGACCACCGTGGCGCCGCAAGGGCGCCTGCGCGCCCATCGCCCGGACCGGGATGCCGCCGCGCCCGACGCCGTCGAGCGCCGCCTGATCGAGCAATTCTTCAACACCTACTGCCGCGAGACCGGCATCGTCGATCCCCGCCTTGACGCGCACCTTCCGGCCCCGGTGCCGGCTGCGCTGAGAAGTACCCTTGCGCGCTGGCGTGCCGAGGGGCTGGTACCGGCGGTGCTGGCACTGGCGGATCGCGACGGCCGCCACCGCTGGCTGGCTGCTGCGCTCTCCTACGTATCCCCGATCGGCTACCACCGGCTCGCGGATGCGGTGCTGTCCGACGGCAGCGCCTTCGCCCCGCTGCGCCGCGCCGAGAATCTGGCCGATGCCATCACCCAGGCGCTCGCGCATGCCTACCCACAGAGCGCCGCCACCGACTGGCCGGAGCGCTTTGCCACGCTGATGAAGAACGGCGTCCAGAAGGTGCGCCTGTACCACCGCGAAGCGCCCGCACGGCAAGCGCCCTCGCGCTTTATCGCTGCCGAGCAGGGGCTGCGCTTCGGGCACATATTCCACGCCACGTCGAAGGCGTCGGAAGGGTTCAGCCACGATGCGCTGCAACGCTATGCGCCGGAGCTCGGCGCCGCCTTCCAGCTGCACTACTTCGCCGTCGCCAGCGACCAGTTGGAGAGCAGCGCCATCGACGGCCAGCCGCTGCCTATCGACCCCGCGGCAATGGAGGCCGCCGCGGACCTGCTCAAGGAGGGCGACTACCGCCTGCTGCCCTGCCATCCCTGGCAAGCCACGCAGCTGCTCGCGCACAGCGAGATCCAGCCACTGCTGGCCAGCCGCGCGATGATTTCCCTCGGGCCGCTGGGAGAGCTGGCCTGGCCGACCTCGTCGGTACGCACGGTGTGGCTGCCGCAGCAGCAACGCTTCCTCAAGCTGGCGCTCGATATCCGCATCACCAACTTTGTCCGCAACAATCCGCCCGAGCACGTGCGGCGCGCGCTGGATGCCAGCCGCGCCATCGCCATGCTGCCCGAGGCGGCGCGTTCGTCCGCACACTTCACGGTGCTGGCCGAAACCGGCTACGCCGTGCTGGCCCTGCCCGACAACGCGCTGCGCGCGAGCACCGCGGTGATCTTCCGGCAAGGCATGACCGGCCCGCATGGCGACGCCGCGCAAGTGCTCGCCACGGTGCTGGAGGAGCCCGCGCATGGCGCCGGCATCCTGGACGGCCTGCTGCGCGAAGCGCTGGGCCATCAACCCGGCGCGGCGGATATCCGCCGCTGGTGGGCGCGCTATCTCGATGTCACGCTGCTGCCGCTGGCGCGCCTGTTCGCCGAGCACGGCGTCAGCCTGGAGGCACACCTGCAGAACAGCATGGTCGCGTTCGCGGGCGGCTGGCCGGTGCACGGCTATGTCCGCGACATGGAAGGCGCCAGCATCAGCCGCGCCCGCTTTGCCTGGGCGGCGCAGTTCGATGCCGACAGTCCCGCCCTGTACACCGAGGAAGCCGCGCTGCATCGCTTTGCCTATTACGTGCTGGTCAACCATATCGGCCACTTCGTCGCCTGCCTGGCGCGCACGGGCGGCTGCGACGAAGCCACGCTGTGGCAGGACACCGCAGCCGCGCTCGACGCAGGCGGCCCATCGCTGCGCCAGCTGCTGGCGTCGCTGCAGGGCCTGCCCACCCTTCCCGCCAAGGCCAACATGCTGAGCTGCTTCGGCCGCCACGGCGAAACGCCTGCGTGGGCAGGCGTCCCGAACTTCCTCGTATCCGCACCGCTAGCCTGA
- a CDS encoding IucA/IucC family protein: MNTTDYQRLIQSPQYQQAARRVLRQLLEALLFEDCLRDVIVSDAGVELPGVTAGGQPVSYRCAAQRTASFGRIRIRGPVLRCEGESQAEADDVAQLLSELAGQLDADPVRLQQFGLELLSTQVKDAQSHHANGHAGQPLRDAGYDAIEARLTGAHPYHPGYKSRMGFTLADNGRYAPECAAPLQPVLLAARRSHCRWNLGNAEASPESLLPPPARAAFEAALREHGANPADYLPLPVHPWQWDEVIAPGYHGAFARGELIAVGEMPGRYLPQQSIRTLANADQADALSLKLAMNLVNTSTSRVLAPHTVCNAAVLSDWLASLVARTEWTEPMAAPVLLREVAGVSHVPAAPVQGQYGALSCIWRESIHRYLAPGEAAIPMTALTHIDVDGLPLIEPWVRRHGVRVWLQRLVERAWLPVLHLLWEHGTALESHAQNMLLLHVDGLPQRVALKDFHDGVRFSRQWLSGAAPQLTPPPAEHARVNPNSFIETDDADELRDFTCDALFFVNLAELAPLLAGHYQLEETAFWAIVAGVIRSYQRAHPRLAESFRRFDCFAPTMSIELLASRRFMPEIRLRTRQAPNPLALAEAEAEAA, translated from the coding sequence ATGAACACCACCGATTACCAACGACTGATCCAGAGCCCGCAATACCAGCAAGCCGCCCGCCGCGTGCTGCGCCAGCTGCTGGAAGCCCTGTTGTTCGAAGACTGCCTGCGCGACGTGATTGTCAGCGACGCCGGCGTCGAACTGCCCGGCGTGACGGCAGGCGGCCAACCCGTCAGCTATCGCTGCGCCGCGCAGCGCACCGCCAGCTTCGGCCGCATCCGCATCCGTGGGCCGGTGCTCCGTTGCGAAGGCGAGAGCCAGGCTGAAGCCGACGACGTCGCGCAACTGCTGTCCGAGCTTGCCGGCCAGCTCGATGCCGACCCGGTGCGCCTGCAGCAGTTCGGGCTGGAGCTGCTGTCCACGCAGGTCAAGGACGCGCAGTCCCACCATGCCAACGGGCACGCCGGACAACCGTTGCGCGATGCCGGCTACGATGCCATCGAAGCGCGGCTGACGGGTGCCCATCCTTACCACCCGGGATATAAATCGCGCATGGGTTTCACGCTGGCGGACAACGGACGCTACGCGCCGGAATGCGCCGCGCCCCTGCAGCCCGTGCTGCTGGCAGCGCGCCGCTCGCATTGCCGCTGGAATCTCGGCAACGCCGAGGCATCGCCCGAGAGCCTGCTGCCACCGCCGGCGCGCGCCGCATTTGAGGCCGCTTTGCGCGAGCATGGTGCCAATCCCGCCGACTACCTGCCGCTGCCCGTCCACCCGTGGCAATGGGACGAGGTCATCGCGCCGGGCTACCACGGCGCGTTCGCGCGCGGCGAGCTGATCGCCGTCGGCGAGATGCCGGGCCGCTACCTGCCCCAGCAGTCGATCCGCACCCTCGCCAATGCCGATCAGGCCGATGCGTTGTCGCTCAAGCTGGCCATGAATCTCGTCAACACGTCCACTTCGCGCGTGCTGGCGCCGCACACGGTATGCAACGCCGCCGTCTTGAGTGACTGGCTGGCGAGCCTGGTGGCGCGCACGGAATGGACCGAGCCGATGGCCGCGCCGGTGTTGCTGCGCGAAGTCGCCGGCGTCAGCCATGTGCCCGCCGCGCCGGTGCAGGGCCAGTACGGCGCGCTTTCCTGCATCTGGCGCGAAAGCATCCACCGCTATCTGGCACCCGGCGAGGCCGCCATTCCCATGACCGCGCTTACCCATATCGATGTCGACGGCCTGCCGCTGATCGAGCCGTGGGTCCGCCGTCATGGCGTGCGCGTCTGGCTGCAGCGGCTGGTGGAGCGTGCATGGCTGCCGGTGCTGCACCTGCTCTGGGAGCACGGCACCGCGCTCGAGTCGCACGCGCAGAACATGCTGCTGCTGCACGTCGACGGCCTGCCGCAGCGCGTGGCGCTCAAGGACTTTCACGACGGCGTGCGCTTCTCGCGCCAGTGGCTGTCCGGCGCCGCGCCGCAACTCACGCCGCCGCCGGCCGAGCATGCGCGCGTCAACCCGAACTCGTTTATTGAAACGGACGATGCCGATGAACTGCGGGACTTCACCTGCGACGCACTGTTCTTCGTCAACCTGGCCGAACTGGCCCCACTGCTTGCCGGCCACTACCAGCTCGAGGAAACAGCGTTCTGGGCCATCGTGGCAGGCGTGATCCGCAGCTACCAGCGCGCACACCCGCGCCTGGCTGAAAGCTTCCGGCGCTTCGACTGCTTCGCGCCCACCATGTCGATCGAACTGTTGGCCAGCCGCCGCTTCATGCCCGAGATCCGGCTGCGCACGCGGCAGGCGCCCAATCCGCTGGCGCTGGCGGAGGCGGAGGCGGAGGCGGCATGA